The window TAACTTCCATGTTTGTTTCAGAAAAAAGGTTGACATACATGGCTTGAAACTATAAACTAGCACAAATCCAAAACCAGTAAGATCACAATAAAATCAACTGGGATTCTGTTTTCAAAAGgacctaaaaagaaaaattcttcCTTTACAATTGGATTTGGCCATGAAAACCAACCAACTGTATATGGGTTTCCTCGGCACATATATCATATATGTGTTAGCAGaaggaaattaaaaaagaagaatgcATCAAAGAATAGGTTCAATGGAGAAACAAATCTATCTGTATAGTTCTAGTCTAACTAACTATTTCGGATTCTCTGAAGAAGCATAggcaataattttttattttcaaaatcttCTCTTTGTTGTGAATAAGTTGATCCGAGAAACCACATGAAACCCACATTTCCTACGAACCCACCTTCCAAGGTTCTATCTTATACGGTTATCCGCTTCAGCAATAAGCATAAACACATTCAATTCCTAAACTAAACTCGACTACTAAACAGATAAATAAAAGTTGAAATAATtcataagaaacaaaaaccaagaaatcacAGCAGCCGATTATAAAGAGAATTAAATCAATTTTCTGATTAATAACAACAACTTCCTTTGAAGAGAAATTCTTTCTCGatgtttttcaaagaaaaatttgagCTGAACCgaaaaagggaaagatgaaATACAAATGGAAAAGGGCGCACCTGAATTGGCGTTAGCCATCTTGATGATAAAGTAAGAGGATGGATCGAACTGATTCGGCTGAACAAGAACTAAAAGATGAACTCAGAGAAGAAGGAGGTTGGTGAAATCTTGATCGTTGCAGGTGATGCTGCTTTgatatttaaagaagaaaatagcgAGACAATAGCAAGAAGATAGGTTCTAGTGTGATCCTGTTATAAGTGTGCAACCGATATCTGTTCTGTAAAATGGGTTTTTCCTCATCATCTTGGACACAACAACCAATTAAACGGGTTGACCACTTCCTTTTTCATTTGACCAAACCCACCACTCacatttcccttttatttaatACGGAGGAAGGGGTTGAGTAAAGCGGCATAGATTAAGGTTTCAGAAAAAGGAATACGGAATCGAATTAGCCAGTGCGTATTCTGATTCGAATCGGCCAAAATTGGCTGGATCGATTACGATCAATTTTGATTCAAAGCCTGATTCATGGATTCGATTTGATTCGATTCTTGATTTTAAAACCGTGGTACAAGACATATGAAGGAATGTTGTGGTGGaacagaggaaaagagagagaagatggtaGTATTCCCTCTCTTGGTGGCTCAaagaatcttttcttttttccttaataaaagacaaatattttataaaattaaaacaaaaagggagaaagaacctTACTTGGGCACGTGCGGTGCGTTGCCCCAGTGCCCAGTTCATAGGGGCAGTCATTGCACCTgcccttgtgtctgggcataggggcAATGTACTGCATGCACCCAAGTAGAGTtcgattttcaaaaaaaaaattattctctccttgattaatatatattttcttcttgGAGAACATTCTCTCTGGGGGAGCACAGGGACTACGCACGCTAACAACTTAGGGGGCATAATTTCCCCCTTTCATGGGGGATAGGGTAATCATTTCGCCCCAACTGTGTCTGAACGTGGCTTGCACCCCCTCCCCAAgaacattttctctttcttttttcataaaaaaaaggcaaacaTTTCTATGCACGGTCATGCAAGTGCACAACCATGGTCATGGCCGATCATCAGATGGGGACAAATAGGGGGTCAAAATTACCAAACGCCCCCTATTTGATGCACGCGAGGCATGCaacaatttttcatttcacaagCGTGGGGTCATTTTCTCCCTTCCCTGTATAGACAGGCCCCATGCAGCTTGTCAACcttcttttcccataaaataattaCGAAATAAACATTCTCACGATATCAAAGTGTAATTACCCTTtcgtataattttttttagggaaaatatctaccccctcccctctaagtttgtctaatatcaatccagtacccaagttttgaaaaatatctaccccctcccctactttataaagattatatcaaccatACCCTAACCATGTAACGGTGTTAAAAAAAACCTGTGTAAAGACAAAATTATCCTTTTTAATATCTATGGAAAACATTTGTCTTTCTCCCTTGATTATGAAAAGATTATAATACCCTTATGTAGAGTTAAAAGGCAAATCAAACGAATCTTGGCTTTCATCGATCAACTTCGACAACTCCGACTTGGGTAACCTTAATTTTACCCTCACAATGCCGGTGTCGGTCACGAgacttctttccttccttcacGGACGACAAATCTGAAGTTGCCTGTCGGGTTAACATGAGGCTTTCCATTTTCTCTTTTGCACTCATCCGAACCCCTGGCCTCATTTTCCTCTGAAGAATATTCTTATCTTGTTGTTGAGGAAATTTTGTTCTTTCCAAGAGGAAATA is drawn from Telopea speciosissima isolate NSW1024214 ecotype Mountain lineage chromosome 1, Tspe_v1, whole genome shotgun sequence and contains these coding sequences:
- the LOC122655291 gene encoding uncharacterized protein At1g66480-like, with the translated sequence MGNTIGARRRLAKVMTIDGETVKFKTPLKVEEVTKDYPGHILIESEAVKHFGIKAKPLEPQQELKPRKLYFLLERTKFPQQQDKNILQRKMRPGVRMSAKEKMESLMLTRQATSDLSSVKEGKKSRDRHRHCEGKIKVTQVGVVEVDR